The region TTTTCACCATTTACTGTCCACCATCCGTGTGCAACTACTTTGTCTGGAAGTTTTTCTCCAGCAGATAGTAACATACACGGCCAAATAATCGCATGGAATCTTAATATATCTTTTCCTATAATATGTACAACTTCTCCGTTATTCCAAAATTTATCATACATTTCAGGATTGTTTTCATATCCTACTGCTGTTAAATAATTTGTAAGTGCATCAAACCATACATAAACTACATGATTTTCATCTATTTCTAATGGTATTCCCCATTTAAAAGTATTTCTTGATATTGACAAATCTTGTAATCCCTGTTTTATAAATGAAATAACTTCATTTCTTCTAGTTTCTGGTAAAATAAATTCCTTATTTTCCTCTATATGTTCTAATAATTTATCTTGATATTTAGACATTTTAAAGAAATAACTTTCTTCTTTAACTATTCTAAGTTCTTTACCACAATCTGGACAATGATTTTCATTTATAACTTGATTTTCTGGAACAAATGTTTCACATGAAACACAATATTTCCCTTCATATTCACCTTTATAAATATCTCCTTTATCATATACCTTCTTCAATATTTTTTTTACTGCTTTCATGTGTCTTGCTTCAGTTGTTCTTATAAAATCATTATTTGAAATATTTAATTTTTCCCATAATTTTTGAAATCTTGGGGCCATTTTATCAACCCACTCTTTTGGAGTAAATCCCATTTCTTTTGCTTTTTCTTCTACTTTTTGACCATGTTCATCAGAACCAGTTAAAAAATATACATCTTTATTTTTAATTTTATTATATCTTGCAATTACATCACTTGCTATTGTTGTATATGCACTTCCTACATGAGGATCTCCATTTACATAATATATCGGTGTTGTTACATAAAAATTTTTTTTATCCAAATTTATATCTCCTTTCAAGTATTAAAATCTTTTTTATTTATAAACCTTTTCTATTATAGATATTTTTTATAATTATTATTTGAAATACTACTAAATATACTCCACTTCTACAAAATTCAACAAATCTTTTTTCTTATTTTTTATTATATTAATTGCAGTTGTTACTGCTTTATTTAAGCTACTTTCATCGGCTATATTTTTCCCTGCTATATCAAATGCAGTCCCATGGTCAACAGAAGTTCTTACAAATGGAAGTCCTATTGTTATATTCACAGCACTACCAAAACTCTCTAATTTTACTGGTATTAATCCTTGATCATGATACATAACAACACTTATCACATATTCACCTTTTAACATTTTTACAAACAAAGTATCTGGTACAATAGGACCTTCTACATTTATCCCCTCTTCTTGCATCTCTTTAACTGCTGGTACAATTTCTTTTATTTCCTCATCTCCAAATAATCCATTTTCTCCATTGTGAGGATTAAGTCCAGCTACTGCTATTTTACCATTTAATCCTAACTCTTTTTTAGCAAATTCTGCTAATTTTATTTTATTTATAATATTATCTTTTTTAACTTTTTTTATGGCATCATTTAATGATAAATGAGTACTATTTAATAAAACTATTACTTTCTCACCCTTTAATATCATTGCGAAATCTTTTGTTTTAGTTTTTTCTGCAAAATAAGTCGTGTGCCCACTATATTTATATCCCGCTAAATTTATACTATTTTTACTAATTGGAGCTGTAACTATTCCATCAATAATTTTATAATCACATATTTTTATAGCTTGATTAAGATATTTTATAGAATATTCTCCACCTAATTTATTATCTTTTCCAATATTTTCCTTATTAAATTCAAAATCTATATTCAATAATGGTAAAACTCCATTTTTATTATTTAATTTTTCAATAGAGTAAATATCTTCAATTAATTCTATTTCTAGATCAATACAATATTTTTTTAAATAATACTCTACTACATTTTTACTTCCAATTAAAAAACAAAAAAAATTTTTTTCTTCTACTTTGTAAAGATTATCAAAAAATTTAATACAAATTTCTGGCCCTATTCCAAACGGATCCCCCATTGTTATTGCTAATCTACTTTT is a window of Hypnocyclicus thermotrophus DNA encoding:
- the pdxA gene encoding 4-hydroxythreonine-4-phosphate dehydrogenase PdxA; the protein is MKSRLAITMGDPFGIGPEICIKFFDNLYKVEEKNFFCFLIGSKNVVEYYLKKYCIDLEIELIEDIYSIEKLNNKNGVLPLLNIDFEFNKENIGKDNKLGGEYSIKYLNQAIKICDYKIIDGIVTAPISKNSINLAGYKYSGHTTYFAEKTKTKDFAMILKGEKVIVLLNSTHLSLNDAIKKVKKDNIINKIKLAEFAKKELGLNGKIAVAGLNPHNGENGLFGDEEIKEIVPAVKEMQEEGINVEGPIVPDTLFVKMLKGEYVISVVMYHDQGLIPVKLESFGSAVNITIGLPFVRTSVDHGTAFDIAGKNIADESSLNKAVTTAINIIKNKKKDLLNFVEVEYI